One segment of Brachyhypopomus gauderio isolate BG-103 unplaced genomic scaffold, BGAUD_0.2 sc63, whole genome shotgun sequence DNA contains the following:
- the LOC143489555 gene encoding calponin-1-like translates to MTQHFRSGPAFGLSAEVKSKLAQKYDPQKEEELRLWIHEVTGQKVPGNFMEGLKNGVILCELINTLQPGSVKKINNSNQNWHQLENIGNFVRAIQEYGLKPHDIFEANDLFENVNHTQVQSTLIALAGMAKSKGINTKYDVGVKYAEKQQRKFAPEKIKEGRNVIGLQMGTNKFASQKGMTSYGTRRHLYDPKAGMDNPMDQSTISLQMGTNKGASQAGMTAPGTKRQIFDKKLDMESCDTATVSLQMGTNKVASQSGMTVYGLPRQVYDKKYCTYPEDYMDNGQEMDGYQYSD, encoded by the exons ATGACACAACACTTCAGAAGCGGGCCAGCCTTCGGGCTTTCTGCAGAGGTGAAAAGCAAG CTGGCCCAGAAATATGACCCTCAGAAGGAGGAGGAACTCCGGCTGTGGATCCACGAGGTGACGGGACAGAAGGTTCCGGGCAACTTCATGGAGGGTCTTAAAAATGGCGTCATCCTGTGCGA ACTCATCAACACCCTCCAGCCCGGCTCTGTGAAAAAAATCAACAACTCCAATCAAAACTGGCATCAG CTGGAGAACATTGGGAATTTTGTGCGAGCCATTCAGGAGTACGGGCTGAAACCGCACGACATCTTTGAGGCAAATGACCTGTTTGAGAATGTCAACCACACTCAGGTCCAGAGCACTCTGATTGCCCTGGCCGGGATG GctaaatcaaaaggcatcaacACTAAATACGACGTTGGTGTGAAGTATGCAGAGAAACAGCAGCGCAAGTTTGCCCCAGAGAAGATAAAGGAAGGCCGTAATGTCATTGGTCTGCAG ATGGGTACCAATAAGTTTGCCAGCCAGAAGGGTATGACATCCTATGGCACACGGCGTCACCTCTACGACCCTAAGGCGGGCATGGATAATCCTATGGACCAATCAACAATTAGTCTGCAAATGGGAACCAATAAAGGAGCCAGTCAG GCTGGCATGACGGCGCCGGGGACCAAGCGACAGATCTTCGATAAAAAGCTGGACATGGAGAGCTGCGACACGGCCACCGTCTCCCTCCAGATGGGCACCAACAAGGTGGCGTCGCAGTCCGGCATGACCGTCTACGGTCTCCCACGGCAGGTCTACGACAAGAAGTACTGCACCTACCCCGAAGACTACATGGACAACGGCCAGGAGATGGACGGATACCAGTACTCTGACTAG
- the LOC143489556 gene encoding transcription elongation factor 1 homolog encodes MARRKSKRKPPPKKKMTGNLDTQFTCPFCNHEKSCDVKMERSRNTGIISCSVCLEEFQTPITYLSEPVDVYSDWIDACEAANQ; translated from the exons ATGGCTCGCAGAAAGTCGAAGCGCAAACCGCCTCCCAAAAAGAAGATGACGGGGAACCTGGACACGCAGTTCACGTGTCCCTTCTGTAACCACGAGAAATCATGCGACGTTAAAAT GGAACGAAGTCGAAACACGGGAATAATATCttgtagtgtgtgtttggaggagtTCCAGACCCCAATTACCT ATCTCTCGGAACCAGTTGATGTGTACAGTGATTGGATAGACGCTTGTGAAGCAGCTAATCAGTAG